The sequence TTAAAATAAAGAAACCGGCAGAAATTTAATCATGCCGGTTTTTGGTAATTATATTTTTGCTGGTTGACTACTTTAAAAATATTGCAGCCATGATTGTTATCCATGTTCCCAGCATAAGCCCTACTATCCATTGGTTGCTGGTAGTGATCTTATTGCTTAGTGCCTCAATTTTGTTGTCCAATTTGTTGTAAAGAGTTTCTATGCTTCCCAGCCTTTTGTCCATCTGCTCTAATATCCCTTCGATTTTTGAAACTCGTTCTTCCAAAGGCATTACGGTCTCCTCCTTTGGTTTTAACACAATACTTCTCCTCCTTAATTATTATATCACTTTTTTTAGACGAAAAAAACCGGCAGAAATTTAATCATGCCGGCTTCTTTGGCAAATTTTCTGCAATCCATTACCGCCCAATCGACAATAATACTAACAATAGCGCAAAAAAACTTACAACTATTACCGCATTCTCAAACGTAGCCTGGTTCATTACACCAAGATACTCTGAATTGGCAAAATATTTTTGGCTCATTCTTATACCCATATATATATTGAACAGTGTCATTAACAACAATGCTACTATTTCTTCTGTACTTTTCATAAAAAGTTCCTCCTTTTTGAAACGTTTTTCTGGCTTTAAACCGGTTTTTTTGGTGAGTTTTCTGCAATCCATTTAAGAACATCTGGACGTTTTACTACTCCGCCTTCCCACGGAATCTGCGCCGTGAATTCCCATTTGAATTTCTGGTGCAGATTGAAGGCAAGATCTTTATCACCGATTACTGCATAGAGGATGTTTAAAGCCAGGTCTGCCGGGCCGCTTCCGCCATAACCCCATTCAAAGCCGCACGGGCTGTGATAAATAATAGAATGGGGAATGTTAACACAAGCGCGGCCGTTTTTATCACGCCACAAAACAATGTCTTCCAAAAAAAACGCCTCCTTTTTGTTTGATTTTTAAAACCAAAACTTCTGGCAAAAGCTGGGTTGTCGTATCCGGGCATATTGAAATACAATCTTCCCAAAGAGAAAATTTCAAGATTTCGAATCTCCGCGCAGACCCAGTCTTCAATAAATTTTCTCGATAGAATTTCATGTCTTCTGCCGTTTCGGCAGCTTATCTCTAGATAAAATGCACGGGAAAGGTAATCTTTTTCAGAACCTGTGCTTTTTACTGCGCCAAAAAATACCCGGGCGTTGTCATATGCTCTTATGTATGCTTTTGGTGATATCAGATAGACTTCTGCGTTATCGTACGCTGTTACCGAAGCTCTGTCCATTGCGATAACTACTGCGTTTCCTCTGACTGTTATCCTGCTTTCGTCTCTGGCTATCACAACCGTATTGTCTCCAGCTATAACTTCTGCGTTGTGAAGTGCTTTGACTATCGATTGATCGTGCGCTTCAGCGAAAGTTTTACCTGCCAGCAAAGCTTTTGCTTTATCGTAAACCTGAACGATAGAGTTTCCTACTGTTATTACAGTGCTCTCATTAAACGCTCTGAGGCTTGCCGAAGTTCTTGCCCAAACTGTGGAGCGGTCGCGGACATCTATGATCTTTTCTTTTGATTTTTCCAGGAAAGGAGAACTGAATCTTATAACTGCAAAAGTTTCTCTTATTACCTCCAGATAATCTTGCGGAATCCATGTAATTTCTACAACTTCTTCCCCGGAAACATCAATACATACTTCTCTTGAATCTTTTATGCAGGCTCTCATTTTTTGGCTCCTTTCTTTTTTTGTTAAAATCTTTTGACCGAAACCTGTCCGGCTTAAAAACTAAACTTTTACATTCCCAACACCTCCTGTGATTTTTTAATAAAAAAACCGGCAGAAAAAATCTACCGGTTTTTTTGGTCAGAGTGAAAAAACTATTCCTTTTTTGCTGCAAAAACCAAAAACAGCCGGATTGTCGGCTGACGGTTTTGGAAAAGCAAAGAGTTTTTACAACCTTGACCATACGGTCTTTTTATGTTCCGGTATCACCTAAGGGCTTACCGGACTGATAAACAGATAACCTTTTGTAAGTTTATTTTAGCAGATTTACTTGAAAAAATCAAACAGAATCGAGTTTATGCAATGAAAATGCCTGCTTTCTCTTGTTATTTTTATCGTCCCACAACCCTACAATAATTTCAGCCGGCTTCCTTATGGAGTCAAGGGCAAGGGCTGGTGCCTGCTTCTTACCCTTTTCGCATTGCGGTTGCCTTAGGGTTGTAGTTAATATATTCTCCAACTATACTGCCAGTGGCTGCCTTTGTTATTAATTTTAGTTATACAAGGATTTACTATCATTTCCACAAGTTTTTCTAGTTTTTTAATTTTATTGACAAATTGTTAAAAATGATATATGCTATGATATATACCAAAATTAAGGGGTGATATACGTGGATGTAGCCAAAATTTTCGAAAACGGAAGGAGTCAAGCTGTCCGTTTACCAAAACAGTATCGTTTCAATGATTCTGAAGTATTTATAAAAAAAGTTGGTGACATTGTTGTTTTAATTCCCAAAGAAAGTGTTTGGAAAAGTTTTGAATACGGATTAAAACACTTTTCTGAAGATTTTTTAAACACAAGAAATCAGCCAGAACCGGAAAAAAGAGATGATATTCAGTGAAATATATGCTGGATACTAATATCTGTATTTACATCATTAAAAAGAAGCCCGTCAAGGTCATTGAGAGATTAAAGAAGCTGGATATTGGGGACATTTGCATATCAGTAATAACCTTAGCTGAACTTTGTTATGGTATTGAAAAAAGCCAGAATAAAGAAAGAAATCGACTTGCTCTGGCTGCTTTCCTGGCTCCAATCGAAATACTGCCTTTTTCTGATGAAGCAGCAGCCCGGTACGGAGAAATAAGGGCATTTCTGGAAAAAACAGGACAGATTATAGGAGCGTATGATTTGTTGATCGCTGCCCATGCCGTTTCCAAAAATCTAATCCTTATAACAAACAACGTTAGCGAATTCGGTCGAGTTCCCTGCCTTTCTATCGAAAACTGGACCGAATAATTCTTCTACAAAACCTCTCTGCTCTCCAAAGTTCAGAGTTTTTTTCTTTTGTATAAGTGAACGAAGTTCACTTTCATTTCAGGCAGGATTTTTATTAATTTATGTTGAAATAATAAAATATCTAACTTAAATGGGGTGATTTGTTAATGGAAATTGACTTATTTATTAACCGACTCTTTGAAGGCGACTGTCTCGAAGTCATGCAGCAGATTCCCGACAAGTCAATCGACATGATTCTCTGTGACCTGCCCTACTCAATGACGCAGAATAAATGGGACTGCTTAATTCCTCTTGACAAACTTTGGAATGAATATGAAAGGATAATTAAAGATAATGGGGCAATCGTACTGACTTCGCAAGGTTTGTTTACTGCCAGGCTTATTTTAAGCAACGAGAAGCTTTTCAAATATAAGATTACCTGGATAAAGTCCAAACCTACCAATTTTTTAAACGCAAAAAAGCAACCATTAAGAAAACACGAAGACATATGCGTCTTCTATAAGAGGCAGCCTACCTATAACCCACAAATGATTCCGGGCAAACCCTATACCAAGGGTATAAGAAAAAACCAGCTTTCGGGGTGTTATGGGGACTTTAAACCTGTAGAAGTAAAAAGCGCTAATGGAGAAAGATATCCTTGCGATGTGGTCTACTTTAAGACTGCGGAAACCGAAGGCCCCGTCTGGCACCCCACGCAAAAGCCGGTAGATCTCGGTCGGTATCTGATAAAAACATATACCAACCCAGGTGAAATTGTCCTTGACAATACCTTTGGTAGCGGAAGTTTTCTTGTGGCAGCATTACTTGAAGGTAGAAACTTTGTAGGCATTGAGAAAAATGAAGAAGTTCTCCTTTTTAAAGAAAAAAAGATTGACTATATAGAAGTGGCTACACAGAGATTATGGGAAGCTTATTGCAAAATCTTGAATACAAAAAAAATAAAAACCATTAGAGCAGCTGGTCTTATTGAAGAATTTGCCCAATCTGTTGTGAAAGAGAGGAATTCTCTATGAAGACAACCTACAACGAGAGAAGCTGGGCAATAGATGTCATTTCCGAAATAAACAAATACGCTTCGAAAACTAACAGAAAAATAAAGCGTGCCAGCGGAGAGTTAACAATTTCGACCCCATCGGGGAAGTTATTCCCTGATGTTCTTTTGTTCGGTGAAATCTCTACAGCCAGTATTCTGCAGGGCTGGGAATTAAAGTTTCCCGATACATCCATTACTGACGAGGAATTAATAAAAAACGCTGTAAAAAAAGCCCAGAACCTCGGGCTAAATAGCTTCCTGCTCTGGAATGTCACCACCGCCGTACTCTATGTTTCCGACGACATGGTAAACTACCAACCCGTCAGGATTTGGAACGACTTATCTCACATTAAGCAGCGGGAAGAAGTCATACACCATAGGGCGGAGTGGGTGGCGTTATTACAAAAAATCCTGCGGGAAATGAACGACTTTTTTGACAGCGGTAGGCTTAAGACCACTACTATTATTGAAGCGTTTAGCGAAAACACGGTATTCGAAATTGTCCTCAACAATGTGGAGATGGTGGCGGACGCTCTCCGTAGGGAAACTACCCGCAATGCCATATTTGACGCAGAAGTGCAGTTGTGGTGGAGATCGGTAAAGAGTGAATACCCCATGGAGATTGATCCCTACAAGGTATTGGCAAGGATAAACCTGATAAACTGGTTAAACAAACTCATCTTTGCCCATATCCTAAAAAGCTTTTACGATGATGCTTCCGCAGTAGATACTATAACCGAAAACATGAGCATTAAGAAGACACAGGAATTGTTCAGAAACATTTCCACTAAGTGTGATTTCTTGAATATCTTTAATGTTTTTCTGGGAGAAGCAGTGCTCACCGACCAAGCCTGGTCCCATCTTGTTCAGTTCAACCGCTTTCTTTCGGAAATTCAGTTCGAAAAGGTAAATCAGAACATCCTCCACCAACTTCTACAAAAGACGGTCTTTGCCTCGAAGAGAAAAATCGCAGGCCAGTACGCTACGCCTTCCTCGATTGCAGAGCTTTTGGTCAGGTTGGTCATGATGGATAAGTCCCTTTTATTCTTCGACCCCTTCTGCGGGACGGGGACCATTGTTAGGAAAGCCTATGATATCAAGCTTGAGTACGGGCAACAACCAGATAAGGCATTATCAACAATATGGGCTAGCGATAAATTTTCATTTCCCCTGCAGATTGCCATGCTTGCCTTGTCCGAGCCGAAGAACATGGGGCAGGTTTTGCATATTTTTAAAAAAGATGTAGTTGAGTTGAAACAAGGGATGGAGGTCGAGTTCAACAATCCCTCTGATGGATCACTAATTAAGAAAACCTTGCCAGCTTTCGACTACATCGCCTCTAACCTACCCTTCGTACAGTTCGAGGACATAGAAGAAATGAACCCCGAAGTTTATGGTATCAATGATTTCATCTCGAAGGCAACAGAAGAAAACTTGACACTTGATAGCAAGAGTGATTTGTATGCTTACCTGCCCTTCTTCCTCTGGTCGCTACTTTCCGACAGTGGGAGGCTTGGAATAATTGTCTCTAACGCCTGGCTAGGGACTGAATGGGGGGAAAAGTTCCAGAACATCCTCAGGAGATTTTTCCACATCGAAAAGGTTATTACTTCTGGCGTTGGCAGATGGTTTAACAATGTCGAAGTTGTGACCAATATCGTCATCCTTGAACCTCCCCTGACTGAAGTCAGAGGATTCCGAGTTTTACTTCCCGGAACTTCGTGCCTGCCTCGGGTACGCGGCCGTGAGAGTCCCTGGGCCGTAGGCCCGACTCCTTACCCAGCACGAGCCTGAAACCCATACCGGCATACGCCGTACTTTACCGGGTGCAAGCAACCAGCGGGTTCGTGCCTGATCCACTATACCACCGTATAGGTGGCATGGATGCCCCCCTGTCGCCAGAAAGGTCTTCCAGACGGATTCGGAACCCGTCCGGCGTGAAATAAATGTGGAATAGGTTTATGAACAGTATTTAAGCCGGAAGTTCCGGCCTATTCCCAGGGAGCCGATAAAGTCTGAATTGACATCATATATCCCGCAGCTGGGGCATTTCGCCAGGTCAACACCGCCGGTTCCCTCCCCGTCCTTGCCTTTGTTATAGCGGACAATGGTCGGGAATCCGCAGTAGGGACAACACGATGACGTCTCTTTCGGTGACACCCGGCAGGTGACTATCCCTTCGTGCAGCGCCTTGTAACTTGTATACCGAAAGATCCGCCCCTTCACCCAGAAGATAAATTTTTGGTTCAGTTGGTGCGACCTGGTTCCCTTGGAAGGCTTAAGGCTGTCCAGGTATTCGAATACGATGATTTTAGCACCGTGAATTTTGGCAAATTCCACTATCTGCCTGGATACCCGGTGGGCAATGTCGTCGTTCAGGTTGGAAATTTTGTTCCATAAGTGTTTTGCGAAACGTTCGCCTTCCGGTATGACCCTGGTTTCCTTTTGAAGGTTGACTATCTTCTCCAGATACCGCTTCCTAAGGTGGTTGTCTTTTGCAGCGGATATAAACTTTGCCGCATAGACCCTGCCTTCGGTATCCTGGATAGTCATTACTGCATGGCGGTTTATACCCAAGTCGATTGCACAGATCTTCAGCGAAGGCTCTTTGACAAGTTCCCTGATCTTTCTTAAGTCCGGCTTTGCAACCTGCACAATGGGTACGTGCAGTTCCCAGCCGGTCGGCTTCTTGACTAGCATGGGAGAACCGGCAGCATAGCTATCTGGAACAGTGAATGGCTGTAGGAGTGTAACTTTCCGGTAAGTATAGGACTTCCCGGTGAACATCTTGAGCAGAATGTGGTTGGGGTCTATCCATTTGTATTCGGTATCGTAGTAGCTCAGCCAGCAGTTGTTGTCTTCTGGATATTGCGGCGGACGTTCCTTGAATTCGATGGGCTTTCTACCTTTGGCAACACGTTTCAGGTTCTTCTCTTCGTGCCTGCGTTTTCTTTCCTGCCACTTCTCATAGCTCGTCTTCCATGCCAAAGCCTTGCCGTGGGCTTCGGCGATGGCGCTCCTCCGAAAGCCGGAAGGAAGTTTGGGAAACTCCCTGTCAAAAGGATACTCCGGATACAGGTTGTCTTTTGTCTGGTGAGTCAGCTTTTCGGCTTCATTCAGCCATTTGTTGTGATCGATTATTTCCCGGTGTTCCTGAAAGACCTGGAGGTAGTAGGAAACCACCTGTCGGTACAGTGCGATGGTGTGAAGAGCTCGCTTCTCTACGTCAGCCGGCATGAGCAGGTTATACCGGAGAGTTTTAGTGAACCCGTGCAGGTGCGGCATTTTTGTCACCTGCCTTCTGGGTTTCGATGTACTTTTTAACCGCTTCTTCGGAAATGTGACCGATGGTACCTACGTAGTAGGAAGGGTTCCAGAGGTGACCGCCCCAGAGTTCCTCCTTGAGTTCAGGAAACTCTTTGAAAAGGAACCGTGCAGAGACACCTTTGAGGACCTTTACCATGCTGGCTACCAGGTGGTTGGGGGTAGTGCGGACAAAGAGATGCACGTGATCGGGCATTATCTCTATCGTCTCAATAGTGAAGCCGTTGTCTCTGGCGATCTGATACAAAAGGTCTTCGAGGTGTTTGGTCACCCTTCCGGTGAGCAGCGGTTTACGATATTTAACGCACCAGACTATATGGTAGGCTATGTTATACACACTGTTACGGCCACGTTGGAGTTCCATCGGCTGTTCTCCTTACTTTACTTTTTTGTACATATTATACCATAAGCAGAAGAGCAAAACAATGCCGCACCTAACTCCTGACTGAAGTCAGAAGAATGCGGCGCGGAAATTTTCTTCAAAAAAACTTTTATACCTCCCTGAATGAAAAATGTTTTTTTAAACCTTCTGTGCGCTTTTCCCCCCTTTTTTTCTGCATTATCCGGCAGAGGGGGAGGGAGCTTCCCCCGCAAGGGGGTAGAAAACAGGCCTTGAGTGCCCGCTGCCGGATGCCGCAGGTAGTGCTGCAAACAGACTGCCGCCCGTGACTCTGCGGGCTGCAGCCCAAAATTAAAGGGGACGGGGAAACCATAACCGACAACATGCCGTTCTTACCAACGGCCTCCTGTACGGTACGGTTTCCCCGTCCCCGTTTGCGTCTATTAAATTGTTCGTCTCTAATTATAAACCGTTTTTTTCTGGATGTCAAGCGTTTTTGGATTTTTTTTGTTAATCCCTGATGCAAGTTTTTTGAGCCTGCAGTAAAACTTCAATATTTCTTCCGGTGTGACTATATATTCGGCAGCAATCATATTCCGGGTTATTCTTACTGTTCCGAAATTCCACAGCCGCTCGATTTCTTTATACAGACCGGCATTTTCTACTTCAATATTTATTCTGTAGTGTTTTATGCGGCCTGCGGCAAGCACCGTTTCCACCGAGCTGACGATAGAAAACTGTGTTATTTTACCGATAAAATCGATCAATATTTATACCCCCTTTTAGTAGAGAACATAAACCCTGTTTTTGCTTTTCGGTGCAAGGTTAATCTTTACCGTGTATCGATTGATTGTTTCGACTGCTACCGTCCTTGAGACCGTCTGTTCGTAAGATACTTCCACAAGCGAACTGCCGGGACCTGTATGCAGCCTGTAGGTCCCGTAACCCCAGCCCCAGGTGTCGGTCGAGCTGTCGTAGATATCGTCCAGGACCCATGTATCATAACCGTCTACCGTCCCAGACCGGATCAGACTCCCGGAAGGCGAATAAAGGTGTACCGTCAGCGGGCCGGATGCTGTTATGTCTATATATGCTGTCGTTTCGGAATATATGTCGAAATATACATCAAGCTCCTGTTCTTCTGCCTGGCGAATGATATAAACCGGCTCTTTTTCGATAGAGATTTCCTCAATGTTTACATAAACGTTCAGGTCGTCAAAATCGACCGGCAGGCTGTAGGATATGTTCGACTCTAACAGTGCCAGAACCCGCTCAACCGCTGCCCTGCGGCAGTGATAGGATCGGATCTCCGATATCCGCGTGTTTACAGCCCTGCCGAGAGCGGCCTGGGGATAAAAAAGCACCGCAGTATATATCGATACCGCACCCATAAGTGCCAGCACGATTACGGTAATAAATCCGCCGTTTTTGTTTTTCAACGGGACGGCGCCCCCTTCGTTAAATACCTTACGCTGAGAATTGATGCGGCAGAAACTATGCCCAGCCCGATGGGAAGCATTATATCAAACCCGAACAAAACATAACATGCTGCAAACCCCAGGCCGGTAAAAAGCTCGCCTGCCGGATAAATGCCAGATATCCGGCTGCCGCAGTAACGGCACCGGCCGCGCAGTAGAATATAGCTGAATACCGGCACAAGGTCCGCAGCATTTAAAACGCGGCTGCAGGCGGTGCAGTGCGACCTGGTGAAAAGGCTTTCGCCGGCAGGAATTCTGATCGCAAGCACGTTGTAGAAGCTGCCCATGCACAAACCGAAAATGAAAAACAGCAGAATCATTGTTTTTTGTTCCCCCTTTTTCAGTTTTTAAGAAAGATTTTGTAAATTTTTGAGATTTCGGTTTCGCCCGTTATTTTTACTGTGAGAACCGCATTTTCTGTTAACAAAGCTTCTATATGCCCTTTGTACAGGCTGCGGCTGCGGCCGTCCCGCTCCCTGATTATCCGACCGTCGTCAGAATTGTAATACAGGCTGCCGTTTATCTCAAACCGATCGGCAGATATTATTTCGATATCACCCCCCCGTTCTATGTCATGCATTAAAGCAGATTCCAGGGTAAGCAGTGATACGTTTTTCACCGAATAGTCGATAATGTTATAGACGGTGCCCAGAGCTCCGGTCCAGCTTGAAAAGAACAAAAGCAGGATGCTCGATGCGATAACCGTCCAGAGGACAAGGTCCATTACTATATAACCTTTACTGCCCATCTGCCGCCGGCCTCCTCTCCAGCAGGAACTCGCGGATACTGCCCCGTATTTCGACCCGCAGCTTCAGCTGTTCGGTGCCGTAAGGTGTTGCGGTATATTCATACTCCGCACCGGCCGGAAGAAGGTTTTCGTCAATATCCTGCCAGCTGTCTGCGGTATATAGAATTTCCAGCCGGTTCTCAAGGTCGCGCAGTGATCTTAAAGCGGAAGCGTTGTCGAGATATATCCGGGATGAAGTATAAAATACGGAAGATGCAGTCAGCACTACAACAGCAAAAATGCTCAGCGCTATCAGTGCGTCGAGCATTAAAAAACCCCTGTTGTTCATAAAATCTTACCGCTCGCTGGATACCCCTGAATTTATTCAGGGGAGGAAAGCGGTTTATCCTCCTTTCTACTGACTTATCTAACGCTAACGCGGCAGTATACCCTGACCTTCCAGGGTGAGCTTTATTACGAAATCCAGGTCTGCGTCGATGTGTTCCAGCTCTGCGCGGCCCAGCTTTTCCAGCGCAATAGCAAAACAGCCTATACGAGAATAATCGCGCGCTTTACCCTTCAGCTCTACCTCGCTCCCCCCGGGGTCGGTTATTTCTGTCAGCGTTACCCCTTTGGGTGTCAGTCCGGCAATATGCCGGAGCCGGGTGCCGAATGTTCCCTTTTCTGATTCTTTTACTGCTGCTAAAAGTCTCTCTGTTTCGCTGTAATAGATTACTGCTGATTCGCTGTTCCGTATCCTGTTTCTGATATCCGATATCCGGGCGTTAACCGCAGCAAGTTCGCTGCGAAGCTCAGCAGCTTTCGATTCTGCCTGCCGGTTCAGCGCATAAAGTCCGCCCTGTACAGCGAGCCCGAAGCTCAGTATAAATATGCAGAGATTCCGGAAATCCGGCTCTAAACCGCTGCGCAGTGATGACCTGAAATTGAGTTCGCTGAGGTAGCCGGATTTTCTGTACAGGCACGCTCCGCAGGCAGGTGCATATTCAATACCGGGTGAAAATTCGAGCCCGGTTTCGTCCAGAACCCCAACGGGAACCGGGAAGATGTCCTGTTCCAGTTCGGCGCCTATCCGTTCGGGCAGGTAACGCAGCTTTGATGCACCGCCGGTATAATAAACGGTTTCAAGAGCCGTCCCTTCCCTGGCTTCACAGGCACGCACCGCCTGCTTTATTTCCCGGGCAAGCTCGTCGGCTACAGGATTCAGTATTTCCGACAGCTTTTTCGTTTCTTCGTCCGGCTCGATATCCGGGTTTTTTACAACGGCACCTTTTTCGTGTTTTAAAGTCTCAGGGTCATTACAGACTTCTGCCAGCGCTTCCGTAAAATCCCGGCCGCCGATATTTGAAACGTGCATGTGCGAAAACCTGCCGTCGCGGTATATCATAATGCGGGTACCGGTATGCCCGAAATCGATTACTGCCGCACTGCCTTTTATTAACCGCAGAATCGATACAGGCTGCGGTTCTACTGCCGCAATACGGATGCCTTTTACCGTTATGGACCGAAGGTAGTCCTTTTCTGCTGTGGCGGAGATGATGTTCAGGTTTTTCATCTGCTCTTCGGCTGCCGCCCAACGATAAACCGTGTTTTCGAAAGGCTGAAGAAGCCTGCTCTCCAGCTCGTATTTTATGCTCTTTGCGAGCTCCTTCTCTGCAAGTTTCGGCATTGTAAAAAATTTGATTATAAATTTCTGCGTGTCGGGCGGAAGTGTCAGGCAGAATACCGGCCGCTTCAGCCTGTGCCTGCGTGCGAAATCGATAAGGAAAGATTTCAACCATGACGGCGAAAAGCCGCTTTCGGGTATCTTTTTCGTTTCGGCATACTTCAGATACGGCCCGTTTTCTGTCCCGGCCATAACAGCGGCTTTTACCGACCACGAGCCTATGTCCAGCCCCACAAGTTCTTTTTTCAAGCTAAAAACCCCCTTCCGCTGTATAGTAGACTTTGATTATGATTTCACACTTTACGGGGTCGGAGCCCGTGATTTTTACGGCAGAAGGAACAAACCAGCCGGCAGTGTCCAGATATTCTATATAGCTGCATATTCTGTCGAAACTGCCCTCGACCGCTACCGGGACGGCTGCAGTTGAAAGGCGCGGACCCAAGCCGGATTCGGAAAATGTTCCGGAAATAGAGCCCGCCAGGCTGAACGACGGGCCGGCCTGCTCTGTGCCGGGTTTTTCAGATGCAGAATCAGGGTCGGGACCCGGGGGTTCTGCGATTCCGCCTCTTAAATCTGCCGGCTCAATAAGTTCGTAGAACAATCGGAACTTGAGACTGCGCCTGTATGCTTCGCTTTCTAAAAGTATAAGAAGTGACGGCAGGTGGAAGGGCTTCTCCTTAAGCTCGTTTTCGATAGCGCTGTAAAATGCCCGAACGGCGGCTGCCTCACGCTGTTTCTGTTCTGCCGTGCGTTCAAGAGACGGGATCTCCTGCGCGGCCGATTCATATGAGTGTTTCAGTGTTTCCAGCTCTGTCTGCCGGCCGGTTAGTGCCGAATATGAGTAGGGAGAAAGGCGGAAAGGGTCCAGAACGAAAACTACAAACCCGGCAAGGAATATTACGGATAAAAGAAGGTAACCGTGTTTTTTGAACAAGATTCATACCCCCCTGATTATTTTAAATATTTAGAAGCGAAAGCCCGCTGAAGTATAAAATAGCGGCAGCGGCGGCAATCGAAGGCCCGAACGGGACCTCGTGCCTGCGGTCGCGGGTTTTAAGGTAGTAAAACAGGGCGAAAAACAGCCCGATTATGAACGATGCCAGGAAAACATCCGCTACCCGCAGGCCGAACCACGTTCCGAGCGAACCCATGAGCTTTATATCGCCGCCGCCTACAGGCCCGAGCAGTGATACGGTATACATCAGCACAAAACCCAGAACGGCACCGATCAGCGCTTCTTTTAATCCTGTCGGCCGAAAGATGAGTGCACCGGCGATTAATACGGGATGGACGATATCGGGTATGGTTTTTGTCCTGAAATCGATGATTATTACGCAGGTCAGCACGATGATAAGCAGGTATTTCCCCATTTTTTTAAAACTCCCTCCTTTTCACGGTTAAAATATCGTATACGGCGGCAGTTTCCAGCGGAAAACTGCCGTGCATAAAAGTGCTGCAAACATGAACGGGACGAGCGGTAAAGAAAACCGCAGCCCCTTTTTCGTTATCAGTGCGTAAACCAGTATGACTGTCAGCAGCGGGG is a genomic window of Koleobacter methoxysyntrophicus containing:
- a CDS encoding DUF6166 domain-containing protein yields the protein MWRDKNGRACVNIPHSIIYHSPCGFEWGYGGSGPADLALNILYAVIGDKDLAFNLHQKFKWEFTAQIPWEGGVVKRPDVLKWIAENSPKKPV
- the vapB gene encoding type II toxin-antitoxin system antitoxin VapB, whose amino-acid sequence is MDVAKIFENGRSQAVRLPKQYRFNDSEVFIKKVGDIVVLIPKESVWKSFEYGLKHFSEDFLNTRNQPEPEKRDDIQ
- the vapC gene encoding type II toxin-antitoxin system tRNA(fMet)-specific endonuclease VapC produces the protein MLDTNICIYIIKKKPVKVIERLKKLDIGDICISVITLAELCYGIEKSQNKERNRLALAAFLAPIEILPFSDEAAARYGEIRAFLEKTGQIIGAYDLLIAAHAVSKNLILITNNVSEFGRVPCLSIENWTE
- a CDS encoding DNA-methyltransferase: MEIDLFINRLFEGDCLEVMQQIPDKSIDMILCDLPYSMTQNKWDCLIPLDKLWNEYERIIKDNGAIVLTSQGLFTARLILSNEKLFKYKITWIKSKPTNFLNAKKQPLRKHEDICVFYKRQPTYNPQMIPGKPYTKGIRKNQLSGCYGDFKPVEVKSANGERYPCDVVYFKTAETEGPVWHPTQKPVDLGRYLIKTYTNPGEIVLDNTFGSGSFLVAALLEGRNFVGIEKNEEVLLFKEKKIDYIEVATQRLWEAYCKILNTKKIKTIRAAGLIEEFAQSVVKERNSL
- a CDS encoding N-6 DNA methylase, translated to MKTTYNERSWAIDVISEINKYASKTNRKIKRASGELTISTPSGKLFPDVLLFGEISTASILQGWELKFPDTSITDEELIKNAVKKAQNLGLNSFLLWNVTTAVLYVSDDMVNYQPVRIWNDLSHIKQREEVIHHRAEWVALLQKILREMNDFFDSGRLKTTTIIEAFSENTVFEIVLNNVEMVADALRRETTRNAIFDAEVQLWWRSVKSEYPMEIDPYKVLARINLINWLNKLIFAHILKSFYDDASAVDTITENMSIKKTQELFRNISTKCDFLNIFNVFLGEAVLTDQAWSHLVQFNRFLSEIQFEKVNQNILHQLLQKTVFASKRKIAGQYATPSSIAELLVRLVMMDKSLLFFDPFCGTGTIVRKAYDIKLEYGQQPDKALSTIWASDKFSFPLQIAMLALSEPKNMGQVLHIFKKDVVELKQGMEVEFNNPSDGSLIKKTLPAFDYIASNLPFVQFEDIEEMNPEVYGINDFISKATEENLTLDSKSDLYAYLPFFLWSLLSDSGRLGIIVSNAWLGTEWGEKFQNILRRFFHIEKVITSGVGRWFNNVEVVTNIVILEPPLTEVRGFRVLLPGTSCLPRVRGRESPWAVGPTPYPARA
- a CDS encoding RNA-guided endonuclease TnpB family protein; the encoded protein is MPHLHGFTKTLRYNLLMPADVEKRALHTIALYRQVVSYYLQVFQEHREIIDHNKWLNEAEKLTHQTKDNLYPEYPFDREFPKLPSGFRRSAIAEAHGKALAWKTSYEKWQERKRRHEEKNLKRVAKGRKPIEFKERPPQYPEDNNCWLSYYDTEYKWIDPNHILLKMFTGKSYTYRKVTLLQPFTVPDSYAAGSPMLVKKPTGWELHVPIVQVAKPDLRKIRELVKEPSLKICAIDLGINRHAVMTIQDTEGRVYAAKFISAAKDNHLRKRYLEKIVNLQKETRVIPEGERFAKHLWNKISNLNDDIAHRVSRQIVEFAKIHGAKIIVFEYLDSLKPSKGTRSHQLNQKFIFWVKGRIFRYTSYKALHEGIVTCRVSPKETSSCCPYCGFPTIVRYNKGKDGEGTGGVDLAKCPSCGIYDVNSDFIGSLGIGRNFRLKYCS
- the tnpA gene encoding IS200/IS605 family transposase, yielding MELQRGRNSVYNIAYHIVWCVKYRKPLLTGRVTKHLEDLLYQIARDNGFTIETIEIMPDHVHLFVRTTPNHLVASMVKVLKGVSARFLFKEFPELKEELWGGHLWNPSYYVGTIGHISEEAVKKYIETQKAGDKNAAPARVH
- a CDS encoding prepilin peptidase produces the protein MILLFFIFGLCMGSFYNVLAIRIPAGESLFTRSHCTACSRVLNAADLVPVFSYILLRGRCRYCGSRISGIYPAGELFTGLGFAACYVLFGFDIMLPIGLGIVSAASILSVRYLTKGAPSR
- the pilM gene encoding pilus assembly protein PilM — its product is MKKELVGLDIGSWSVKAAVMAGTENGPYLKYAETKKIPESGFSPSWLKSFLIDFARRHRLKRPVFCLTLPPDTQKFIIKFFTMPKLAEKELAKSIKYELESRLLQPFENTVYRWAAAEEQMKNLNIISATAEKDYLRSITVKGIRIAAVEPQPVSILRLIKGSAAVIDFGHTGTRIMIYRDGRFSHMHVSNIGGRDFTEALAEVCNDPETLKHEKGAVVKNPDIEPDEETKKLSEILNPVADELAREIKQAVRACEAREGTALETVYYTGGASKLRYLPERIGAELEQDIFPVPVGVLDETGLEFSPGIEYAPACGACLYRKSGYLSELNFRSSLRSGLEPDFRNLCIFILSFGLAVQGGLYALNRQAESKAAELRSELAAVNARISDIRNRIRNSESAVIYYSETERLLAAVKESEKGTFGTRLRHIAGLTPKGVTLTEITDPGGSEVELKGKARDYSRIGCFAIALEKLGRAELEHIDADLDFVIKLTLEGQGILPR